From one Anticarsia gemmatalis isolate Benzon Research Colony breed Stoneville strain chromosome 20, ilAntGemm2 primary, whole genome shotgun sequence genomic stretch:
- the RpL6 gene encoding ribosomal protein L6: MAPPQPKAAAKPAAKPAGVTKAKVGKSRNYDLGNGVVRFSKSKMFHKKAKYRFVGKKNAKPEKPKKPSVAVKQIGGEKNGGTRTVLLRRRRSFYPTQDKIRTHPHHKTFSKHVRRTRPTLTPGTVCILLAGRHSGKRVVLVGVLPSGLLLVTGPFAFNSCPLRRIPQRYVIGTSTKIDLGDFKLPEHLNDEYFKKNKKSAKRSVKRKQGEDIFASKKEKYVPSEQRKTDQKSVDEAVVKAIGKRADKKTLRGYLKSAFGLRSSQFPHRMNF, translated from the exons ATGGCTCCACCACAGCCCAAGGCGGCGGCCAAGCCCGCCGCAAAGCCTGCAGGCGTTACCAAGGCCAAGGTTGGCAAATCTAGGAATTACGACCTAGGAAATGGAGTTGTTCGTTTCTCCAAGTCAAAGATGTTCCACAAGAAG GCCAAGTACAGGTTTGTGGGCAAAAAGAATGCCAAGCCCGAAAAGCCCAAGAAGCCCTCAGTGGCTGTCAAGCAGATTGGTGGTGAGAAGAACGGAGGAACCCGTACTGTGCTCTTGAGACGCAGGAGATCTTTCTACCCCACTCAGGACAA GATCCGCACTCACCCCCACCACAAGACGTTCAGCAAGCACGTGCGCAGGACGAGGCCCACGCTGACCCCCGGCACCGTGTGCATCCTCCTCGCCGGCCGCCACTCTGGCAAGCGCGTCGTGCTCGTCGGAGTGCTGCCCAGCGGACTCTTGCTCGTCACTGGACCTTTCGCC TTCAACTCGTGCCCCCTGAGACGCATTCCCCAGCGCTACGTGATCGGTACGTCGACGAAGATCGACCTCGGCGACTTCAAGCTGCCCGAGCACCTCAACGACGAGTACTTCAAAAAGAACAAGAAGAGCGCCAAGCGCAGCGTCAAGCGCAAGCAGGGTGAAGACATCTTTGCGTCCAAGAAAGAG AAATACGTGCCCTCGGAGCAGCGCAAGACTGACCAGAAGTCTGTCGACGAGGCGGTAGTGAAGGCTATCGGCAAGCGCGCCGACAAGAAGACGCTGAGAGGCTACCTCAAGTCCGCCTTCGGTCTGCGCTCCAGCCAGTTCCCGCACAGGATGAACTTCTAG